TAAGATATCTCGTCAAAACCCATCTCCGGCTCACAATCTTTCCTtagttaattgctttctgtggaccaatgtataatacaaaagtctggcacaagtgtacaaagagttgttgtttttagaaaaacgcatcaactcagttgtaaatttcgaaaaggctttcacgtacggagaggtaatttccgattaggccgagaaagaaaaacgattaacgtcccgactattttgtcactaaccttagtttcactcacaggcttacttaaagctgagagatccatggtgaggattacagactcatttacgagtggcatgtcatttctgaattctgtCTGGCTCTCACATTGGCCTTGTGTTCGTTTCGAGGCCTTCCATGTtggtaataaagacaaaactaatgatgccggtcatggtttctgttaatttaatacataccagcctctattcttgtagcttacatcttgtacaataaacgtaaaagctgttacgaaggaaaagtcttttcttcctcgcaaaatccttgaagtgctttgagaGTACCACGTTTCCTAGATTTCAGATCACAAGCATATTTACCATTCTGCCGAGGTAACGGACTTAGGAAAGTTTAAGTGGTGTTTTAGTCTCGATGGTAGTACTCcatcttctttcaatattactccattagcccgcaaacaacattggaaacttaataaacaACCACCTGCAATGGCGCCCACGAAGCCGTACTTCTTTGCCGCGTTCTAACAAgctttggaatggttttttgactgaattgctgttctctaaagcgcatgcgcaacattAGTCTCCTTTGTTGAGTGACCCTGTTTTCACTGGGCCTCCCCCGTGTGACGATATGTCAATTGTCTagatcagccaatcagcgttAAGTTCGACAATGTGCtcgagttgttgttgttctttcgtACATGGCTGTGTAAATCGCTTCGTGCTAGAATAAACCTGTGTTGAGATTACTGTTTATGAGCCTATTGAGCTTGATTTAtacatggtgtcagaagtggTGTCCAAGTAGCGACTGGTGACGACGGTCTTCGTTTCATTTAAGCGACGTGCAGCTCGATACGTTCAGTGAAGATTTGAAAGCAGATGAGTGAAATCAACATGCCAGCCGACAGTGAAAATACTACTCCGCCATCGACAAGCGGTACGAGCACTACTACATTCTCGTGTACCGTTTCTCTACCTCCGAAAATAGAGATACGCTGTGAAAATCTCCGCAAAGAATGGAAACAGTGGCGACAAATATGGGACGCCTATGAAGAAGTCACCGAATtgcgaaacaaaacaagccGCCTTCGCGTAGCCACCTTTATTACTTGCATTGGCAAGGAAGCTCTCGAAGTCCACAATGGCCTTCCGTTTCAAAGCGACGAAGAAAAAGCAGACATAAACAAAGTGCTGGAGTTATGGGCAAATCATTGCATCGGGAAAACAAACATCATCTATGAGAGATATAAATTCAATAACCGCTTACAGGAACAGACAGAAACAATTGATACTTACATCACTACACTCAGAGCGCTCGCCGAAACTTGCGAGTTTGGAACCTTGAAAGATGACCTTATCCGCGATAGAATCGTTTGTGGTGTCCGTGATAAGGGCATACGAAGAAAACTGCTTCAGGAATGTGGTTTAACGTTGTCGAAATGTGTTGACATCTGTCGAGCGAATGAAGCTACCGCTGCACAACTAAAAGACATGGCGCCGAGCCAAACTACCGAACAAGAAGCGAACGCAGTCAACCAGAAAGAAAGCTCTAAAAAGCCGAAAACtaccaaagaaaatgttagAGATCCAAAAGACCAACTAAGCGCCGAATGCAAATACTGTGGCAGTAAACACGAGCGGAAAAGGGACAAATGCCCTGCATATGGAAAAACATGCTCTTCGTGTGGAAAAGCCAACCATTTTGCAGCAAAGTGTTTTAAGAATTCCCGCGAATCTAAGCATAAGCGTTCTCATAAGTTCAAACGCAAGAAAGTGAACCAGCTCGATGACATCACAGAGTCTTCATATTCGTCAGAAGAAGAGATCTTGTCTGTGTCTTTGCACCACACTGCCAATGCTGTGGATATGTCAAACttcaagaataaaattttCGCCCACATGGAGATTGCAAATGACTTAGTAAAGATGCAAGTCGATTCAGGTGCTTCTTGCAATGTGTTACCCCGTAAATTTCTTCCAAGGGACACGGAAATTAAGAAGACCAGCCTGAAGTTAACCAAGTATACTAAAACGAATTTGAAGGTGCTGGGCGTGGCGAAAGTATCCCTGCGAAACCctaagaacaagaaaaagtatCGTGCTGAATTTGCAATCATTGACGAAGATTACACTCCCCTGCTGGGTTCTTCAATGGCACAGCAAATGGGACTAATAACTGTCCAACAGGAAAACATCCTGCAAGTTAAGGAAAGTTATCAGGAACTTAATATGGAGAGAATCGCTGAGACTTACCCTGATGTCTTCCAAGGTCTGGGTTGTATGGAAGGAGCGCTTCACTTAGAAGTTGATGAAAGTGCTTTGCCTTCAATCATGCCTCCCCGTCGTGAGCCTCTCGCCCTGAAAAAAAGACTGAAAGAGGAGCTAGCCCGCTTAGAAAAAGCTAGTGTgataaagaaagaagaagaaccgACAGACTGGGTATCTAGCCTTGTGGTAACAGAAAAACCAAATGGCAAACTAAGAGTGTGCATCGACCCTCAGCATCTTAACAAAGCTCTCAAGAGAAGCCACTATCCACTGCCAGTAATCGAGGACATACTCCCTGAACTAGCGGATGTCAAGGTATTTTCAAAAGCAGACCTCAAAGATGGATTCTTACAGATACAGCTTGACCAGAAATCCAGCAAGCTAACAACGTTCCAGACCCCCTGGGGCCGGTACAGATATCTGCGGATGCCCTTCGGAATCTCCCCTGCTCCAGAATGTTTTCAACGAAAGTTGGATCAAAATCTTGAAGGTCTTGAAGGAATCTATAAAGTAGCAGATGACATCTTAATTACCGGCCGTggcaaaagcaaagaagaagCCGTGAAAAACCATGATACAAATTTATTGAAGCTGCTAGATAGATGCCGGGAAAGGAATCTGAAGCTAAATCGAGAGAAACTACAGCTGAAATGTACAGAGACCCCCTTTATTGGCCATGTACTAACGTCGGAAGGAATCAAACCTGACCCTGGAAAGATAGAAGCTGTACTTAAGATGGAAAGACCCAGTGCTGTGGCAGCAGTCCGACGACTGGTAGGCTTAGTTAACTACTTGTCAAAGTTCCTAAGCAAACTATCAGAGCTGTGTGAACCACTAAGACGACTCACCCACAAGGGCGTCGAGTGGAACTGGTCAATCGAGCAAGAGAAAGCCTTCAAAAGTGTGAAGCAAGCCGTTACTTCAGCC
This sequence is a window from Acropora palmata chromosome 6, jaAcrPala1.3, whole genome shotgun sequence. Protein-coding genes within it:
- the LOC141885120 gene encoding uncharacterized protein LOC141885120 gives rise to the protein MPADSENTTPPSTSGTSTTTFSCTVSLPPKIEIRCENLRKEWKQWRQIWDAYEEVTELRNKTSRLRVATFITCIGKEALEVHNGLPFQSDEEKADINKVLELWANHCIGKTNIIYERYKFNNRLQEQTETIDTYITTLRALAETCEFGTLKDDLIRDRIVCGVRDKGIRRKLLQECGLTLSKCVDICRANEATAAQLKDMAPSQTTEQEANAVNQKESSKKPKTTKENVRDPKDQLSAECKYCGSKHERKRDKCPAYGKTCSSCGKANHFAAKCFKNSRESKHKRSHKFKRKKVNQLDDITESSYSSEEEILSVSLHHTANAVDMSNFKNKIFAHMEIANDLVKMQVDSGASCNVLPRKFLPRDTEIKKTSLKLTKYTKTNLKVLGVAKVSLRNPKNKKKYRAEFAIIDEDYTPLLGSSMAQQMGLITVQQENILQVKESYQELNMERIAETYPDVFQGLGCMEGALHLEVDESALPSIMPPRREPLALKKRLKEELARLEKASVIKKEEEPTDWVSSLVVTEKPNGKLRVCIDPQHLNKALKRSHYPLPVIEDILPELADVKVFSKADLKDGFLQIQLDQKSSKLTTFQTPWGRYRYLRMPFGISPAPECFQRKLDQNLEGLEGIYKVADDILITGRGKSKEEAVKNHDTNLLKLLDRCRERNLKLNREKLQLKCTETPFIGHVLTSEGIKPDPGKIEAVLKMERPSAVAAVRRLVGLVNYLSKFLSKLSELCEPLRRLTHKGVEWNWSIEQEKAFKSVKQAVTSAPILRYFNSNEPVEGQGDASANGIGFVLMQNGQPVSYSSRALTKSERNYSQIEKELLAQVFGVERNHQYVYGRKVVLWSDHKPLEIISKKPLSTAPKRLQRLLLRLQQYAVEIRYKPGPEMFLADTLSRAYLPTTARSPAEEETERIHAVDYLPISEPQLAEIQRETAADSVLQSLIQVILQGWPDQKEALPSELHPYFTVRDELTAQDGILFKGLRCVVPSSLRPKIRERLHGAHTGVEGCLRRARETVYWPGLNADLRDYIAKCGVCATYQKDQ